The Methylocella silvestris BL2 DNA segment TGGCTTCGGCGTCAAACCACAGGACCGCAACCAAAGGCGATAGAATGTGCGCAAGCTCTGCGCCCGCAAAGGGTAAGGGTTTATTTTTCGTGGGCTAGGCCTAATGATTGCGGGCGGGCTTTTGCCCATAATTCCTTACGCCCGGCAGGCCATGTCGCTCGATGTCATCGATCTGCGCTCCTTCTATGCTTCGCCCGCGGGCGATCTCGCCCGCCGGCTGATCGCCCGCATCGTGCGGGAGCGGTTTTCCAACTGCGCGGGATATTCGATCCTCGGAGCTGGTTACGCCACGCCCTATCTCGGCGTTTTTCGCGACGAGGCGGTGCGGGTGCTCGCCTTCATGCCGGCGCAGCAGGGCGTCATCCACTGGCCGGCCGCGTCGTCCTGCGCCTCGGCGCTGGTCGAGACGACGGCGATGCCGCTGCCGGACTCCTCGATCGACCGGGTGATCCTGATTCACGGCCTCGAGACGACCGAACATCCGCGCGAGCTCCTGACCGAGATCTGGCGCGTCCTGACCCCCGGGGGCCGGGTCATCATCGTCGCGCCGAGCCGATCGGGCCTCTGGGCGCGACTCGATCGCACGCCATTCGGCCACGGCCAGCCCTTCTCGCGCAGTCAGCTGCGCGATTTGATGCGCGACACGCTGTTTTCGCCGACGCATTGGACCGAGGCGCTTTATGCGCCGCCGTTCCGGCACAAAACATTACTGCGCGCCGGCGTCATATTCGAGAAGATCGGCGCTTTCTTCGGCCTGC contains these protein-coding regions:
- a CDS encoding class I SAM-dependent methyltransferase, yielding MSLDVIDLRSFYASPAGDLARRLIARIVRERFSNCAGYSILGAGYATPYLGVFRDEAVRVLAFMPAQQGVIHWPAASSCASALVETTAMPLPDSSIDRVILIHGLETTEHPRELLTEIWRVLTPGGRVIIVAPSRSGLWARLDRTPFGHGQPFSRSQLRDLMRDTLFSPTHWTEALYAPPFRHKTLLRAGVIFEKIGAFFGLPGAGVLIVEATKQLYRPVPATQRAQEALPQFAPAADPVGAPVSTRG